In Nocardioides marinus, one DNA window encodes the following:
- a CDS encoding Ig-like domain-containing protein: MNSSGIKRGLATTAVSALAVAGIPFIASSASAAAGDSITVASVGPIRNAGALGGEVLLKTKGVDEADLKLKATNLTSGANSPSQTVSIVSVDRIANGDPGDSNKTDGLDEITVNLAVTTPSAGGSFAVAIYEDEDGAGSVDAAEARATISGATAGAPASIAISPDSQTTSAGVPTGNYTAAIADSAGNATQLTTGEGFALAGTGVTFTPDNTLDPADLVSGSTTFKASSNTSGETTFTATGNGTGGTPATVTDSAVINVIANATIDADEFDLVTGADEFEAGDAFGGTYQVRVDQGSVTFEFMSKDGGDADTIPDDANKAVVLTLSSGTLKFGGAASKSYTVVLDADGKGSLTVSPSGIVAGSQMTFESASSGIASTTLEFARAAADSVKAGQAVYVTKVGSPTEVTVSVLDQFGDPIGAPAQVSIVRGLRNGSTQTARQTVGSDGKATFTLPDAGTTVGSETFTINLFEDQFDGTPSNFAGARIDYTADGLGGNFTIAGASDDATATKVFPLYDGVANSAGSEFETISVALGTPDAPATFSVDNGALIVGSDNTLAKAVESKTITLSNTGTGSVNVIGTKTGVVTVTITSAGRTKTVKYTVEQPTGAALEASARNVELDGPEGVVAGDVATYTATVTDAFGNPVPTVDDSNVVFQVSGPASLQNKEGATDANGEIEQTVLLTDSANGSITVSVRGENSGNVTQFGKAANSYAAANDAPGLSASKNTDSVTSTVTNIEALEQAVEDAEIALAEAEADLASAQAELDVAQAELAIAQANVDTLTAKKQKLRKKLNRAKANDNKQKAKTTRKKLRQTKRALRAAKDDVTLAQAKVDARTTVVTLRQTQVDKAQADLDEAQANLDEAQN; the protein is encoded by the coding sequence ATGAACAGCAGCGGCATCAAGCGGGGCCTGGCCACCACGGCCGTCTCCGCTCTCGCGGTGGCGGGTATCCCGTTCATCGCTTCCTCCGCCTCGGCGGCGGCTGGTGACTCGATCACCGTCGCGTCCGTCGGCCCGATCCGTAACGCCGGCGCGCTCGGCGGCGAGGTCCTCCTCAAGACCAAGGGTGTCGACGAGGCCGACCTCAAGCTCAAGGCCACCAACCTGACCAGCGGCGCGAACTCGCCCTCTCAGACGGTCTCCATCGTCTCGGTCGACCGCATCGCCAACGGCGACCCCGGTGACTCCAACAAGACCGACGGACTCGACGAGATCACGGTCAACCTGGCCGTGACCACCCCGTCCGCTGGTGGCAGCTTCGCTGTCGCCATCTACGAGGACGAGGACGGCGCCGGCTCTGTCGACGCTGCCGAGGCCCGCGCGACCATCTCCGGTGCCACCGCCGGCGCGCCTGCGTCGATCGCGATCAGCCCCGACTCGCAGACCACCTCGGCTGGCGTCCCGACCGGCAACTACACCGCCGCGATCGCCGACTCGGCTGGCAACGCGACCCAGCTGACCACCGGTGAGGGCTTCGCTCTGGCCGGGACCGGCGTGACCTTCACCCCGGACAACACGCTCGACCCGGCTGACCTCGTCAGCGGCTCGACCACCTTCAAGGCCAGCTCGAACACCTCCGGTGAGACCACGTTCACCGCGACCGGCAACGGCACCGGCGGCACGCCGGCCACCGTCACGGACTCGGCGGTCATCAACGTCATCGCCAACGCCACCATCGACGCCGACGAGTTCGACCTCGTCACCGGCGCCGACGAGTTCGAGGCGGGCGACGCGTTCGGCGGCACCTACCAGGTGCGCGTCGACCAGGGCTCGGTGACCTTCGAGTTCATGAGCAAGGACGGCGGCGACGCCGACACCATCCCGGACGACGCCAACAAGGCTGTGGTCCTCACGCTCTCGAGCGGCACGCTCAAGTTCGGCGGCGCGGCGTCGAAGTCCTACACCGTCGTCCTCGACGCCGACGGCAAGGGCTCCCTGACCGTCAGCCCCTCCGGCATCGTCGCGGGCTCGCAGATGACCTTCGAGTCGGCCAGCTCCGGCATCGCCAGCACCACGCTCGAGTTCGCTCGCGCCGCCGCTGACTCGGTCAAGGCCGGCCAGGCCGTCTACGTGACCAAGGTCGGCAGCCCGACCGAGGTCACCGTCTCGGTGCTCGACCAGTTCGGCGACCCGATCGGCGCTCCCGCGCAGGTCTCGATCGTCCGCGGCTTGCGCAACGGCAGCACCCAGACCGCTCGCCAGACCGTCGGCTCCGACGGCAAGGCGACCTTCACCCTGCCCGACGCCGGCACCACCGTCGGCAGCGAGACCTTCACCATCAACCTGTTCGAGGACCAGTTCGACGGCACCCCGTCCAACTTCGCCGGTGCTCGCATCGACTACACCGCTGACGGTCTCGGTGGGAACTTCACGATCGCCGGCGCGTCCGACGACGCGACCGCCACCAAGGTCTTCCCGCTCTACGACGGTGTGGCGAACTCCGCCGGTAGCGAGTTCGAGACGATCTCGGTTGCCCTCGGCACCCCCGACGCCCCGGCGACCTTCTCCGTGGACAACGGTGCGCTGATCGTCGGTTCGGACAACACCCTCGCGAAGGCTGTCGAGTCCAAGACCATCACGCTGAGCAACACGGGCACGGGTTCGGTCAACGTCATCGGTACCAAGACCGGCGTCGTCACCGTGACCATCACCAGCGCGGGTCGCACCAAGACCGTCAAGTACACGGTCGAGCAGCCCACGGGTGCTGCTCTCGAGGCCTCGGCTCGCAACGTCGAGCTCGACGGCCCTGAGGGTGTCGTCGCCGGCGACGTGGCCACCTACACGGCCACCGTCACCGACGCCTTCGGCAACCCGGTTCCGACCGTGGACGACTCCAACGTGGTCTTCCAGGTCTCCGGCCCGGCCAGCCTCCAGAACAAGGAGGGCGCCACCGACGCCAACGGTGAGATCGAGCAGACCGTCCTCCTGACGGACTCCGCCAACGGCAGCATCACCGTCAGCGTGCGGGGCGAGAACAGTGGCAACGTCACCCAGTTCGGCAAGGCCGCGAACTCCTACGCTGCTGCGAACGACGCCCCGGGTCTCTCGGCTTCCAAGAACACGGACTCCGTCACCTCGACCGTCACCAACATCGAGGCGCTGGAGCAGGCTGTCGAGGACGCTGAGATCGCTCTCGCCGAGGCCGAGGCCGACCTGGCCAGTGCTCAGGCCGAGCTGGACGTGGCCCAGGCTGAGCTTGCCATCGCGCAGGCGAACGTCGACACCCTGACCGCGAAGAAGCAGAAGCTCCGCAAGAAGCTGAACCGCGCGAAGGCCAACGACAACAAGCAGAAGGCCAAGACCACCCGCAA
- a CDS encoding acyl-CoA thioesterase domain-containing protein: MTYELDRHLSLTALGEGRYSGALDGGWSVGGGINGGFQMALAGQAISQHLESKPDPVAVSAYFLSAGTPGPAEVAVDVRREGGRMATVAADLTQDGQTRLTLLATYADLGRFEGEVRTTATEPELPAPEDCAGPEDVPDFVLELAPMMRRFEMRFPVEQTGWVRGEPRGVGHLSAWFRMADGREVDPVALLMVLDALPPVTFDLGMIGWAPTLELTAHVRAKPAPGWLKVQHRTRNFAGGTFEEDCEVWDSTGRLVAQSRQLALAPRTG; encoded by the coding sequence GTGACCTACGAGCTCGACCGCCACCTGTCCCTGACCGCCCTTGGTGAGGGCCGGTACTCCGGCGCTCTCGACGGCGGCTGGAGCGTCGGGGGCGGCATCAACGGCGGCTTCCAGATGGCCCTGGCCGGTCAGGCGATCTCCCAGCACCTGGAGTCCAAGCCGGACCCGGTCGCGGTGTCGGCCTACTTCCTCTCCGCCGGGACGCCCGGCCCCGCCGAGGTGGCGGTCGACGTGCGACGCGAGGGTGGCCGGATGGCCACGGTCGCGGCCGACCTGACCCAGGACGGGCAGACCCGCCTGACCCTGCTGGCGACGTACGCCGACCTCGGACGTTTCGAGGGGGAGGTCCGCACCACGGCCACCGAGCCGGAGCTGCCGGCGCCCGAGGACTGCGCGGGCCCCGAGGACGTGCCGGACTTCGTGCTCGAGCTGGCGCCGATGATGCGGCGCTTCGAGATGCGCTTCCCGGTCGAGCAGACCGGGTGGGTGCGGGGGGAGCCGCGCGGGGTGGGGCACCTGTCGGCGTGGTTCCGGATGGCCGACGGGCGCGAGGTCGACCCGGTCGCGCTGCTGATGGTCCTCGACGCGCTGCCGCCGGTGACCTTCGACCTCGGCATGATCGGGTGGGCCCCGACGCTCGAGCTCACCGCGCACGTGCGGGCCAAGCCGGCGCCGGGGTGGCTGAAGGTGCAGCACCGCACGCGGAACTTCGCGGGCGGGACGTTCGAGGAGGACTGCGAGGTCTGGGACTCCACCGGCCGGCTGGTCGCCCAGTCCCGCCAGCTCGCCCTGGCGCCGCGCACCGGCTGA
- a CDS encoding YetF domain-containing protein, protein MDELAYYLGMPAHGALAVVVSTVVLYSAITSLLSRAGQRLYASPSSLDLAVVTVLGAIVGRSILGQVPTLSGGLLALGTLFVVEGLAGRVRRSERMSRRRRHRAVAVMVAGHVQRHELHRLGLDESVLWSALRCAGVRGPHEVSLVVVEPDGRFSVLKVGETVHPAALTGVRHSGELLDQLAQSGDRAQ, encoded by the coding sequence ATGGACGAGCTCGCCTATTACCTCGGCATGCCCGCGCACGGCGCCCTCGCGGTCGTCGTCTCGACGGTGGTCCTCTACAGCGCGATCACCAGCCTGCTGAGCCGGGCCGGCCAGCGACTCTACGCCTCGCCCTCGAGCCTGGACCTCGCAGTCGTCACGGTCCTCGGCGCCATCGTCGGTCGCTCGATCCTCGGGCAGGTGCCGACGTTGAGCGGCGGTCTGCTGGCGCTGGGCACGCTGTTCGTGGTCGAGGGCCTGGCCGGCCGGGTGCGCCGCAGCGAGCGGATGTCGCGTCGTCGGCGCCACCGCGCGGTCGCCGTGATGGTCGCCGGGCACGTCCAGCGCCACGAGCTGCACCGGCTCGGGCTCGACGAGTCGGTGCTGTGGAGTGCCCTGCGGTGCGCCGGGGTGCGGGGCCCGCACGAGGTGTCGCTCGTGGTGGTCGAGCCGGACGGCCGGTTCAGCGTGCTGAAGGTGGGGGAGACCGTGCACCCCGCGGCGCTCACCGGTGTCCGGCACTCCGGTGAGCTGTTGGACCAGCTGGCGCAGTCGGGTGACCGCGCCCAGTAG
- a CDS encoding acetamidase/formamidase family protein, producing the protein MDPLEIGTGPIRGAYLPSTVENVLWGRLPCAADEPVLRVEPGDEVTLDTLSHEGILEDQGRDPDRFFAAYDVPVLADARALASSGAPHVVGVDGPHVVSRPVAVTGARPGDLLAITLLETAPRVPYGVVSNRHGRGALPGEYPLEGDVFSAFARVADGGTHAEMGLVPGPIGDGPVVRFPMAPFLGILGVAVTGDQRPHSVPPGVHGGNLDISLLTAGATLYLPVQVEDALFYAGDPHFAQGDGEVALTALEASLRATVRLDVVPAAEAVAQFGEVVSPLAESVDHLVPTGLDEDLDVAVQQCVRHAISLLVARYGMDPRMAYAYLSAATDFEISQVVDVVKGVHARIRKSDFAGVSSGGRAASASERASRP; encoded by the coding sequence ATGGACCCTCTGGAGATCGGCACCGGCCCGATCCGCGGGGCCTACCTGCCCTCCACGGTCGAGAACGTCCTGTGGGGACGCCTCCCCTGCGCCGCCGACGAGCCGGTGCTGCGGGTCGAGCCGGGTGACGAGGTCACCCTCGACACGCTCAGCCACGAGGGCATCCTCGAGGACCAGGGTCGCGACCCCGACCGGTTCTTCGCGGCGTACGACGTGCCGGTGCTGGCCGACGCCCGCGCGCTCGCGTCCTCCGGTGCCCCGCACGTGGTCGGGGTCGACGGGCCGCACGTGGTGAGCCGTCCCGTCGCGGTGACCGGCGCGCGGCCCGGCGACCTGCTCGCGATCACCCTGCTCGAGACCGCGCCGCGGGTGCCGTACGGCGTGGTGTCCAACCGGCACGGACGTGGGGCCCTGCCCGGGGAGTACCCGCTCGAGGGCGATGTCTTCTCCGCCTTCGCCCGCGTCGCCGACGGTGGCACGCACGCGGAGATGGGCCTGGTCCCGGGCCCGATCGGCGACGGACCGGTGGTGCGCTTCCCGATGGCGCCGTTCCTCGGGATCCTCGGGGTCGCCGTCACCGGTGACCAGCGACCGCACTCGGTGCCGCCCGGGGTCCACGGCGGCAACCTCGACATCTCGCTGCTGACCGCGGGCGCCACGCTGTACCTCCCGGTGCAGGTGGAGGACGCCCTCTTCTACGCCGGCGACCCGCACTTCGCGCAGGGCGACGGCGAGGTCGCGCTGACCGCGCTCGAGGCGTCGCTGCGCGCGACCGTCCGGCTCGACGTCGTGCCCGCGGCCGAGGCGGTGGCGCAGTTCGGCGAGGTCGTCTCCCCGCTCGCCGAGAGCGTCGACCACCTCGTCCCCACAGGCTTGGACGAGGACCTCGACGTCGCGGTCCAGCAGTGCGTCCGGCACGCGATCAGCCTGCTCGTCGCGCGCTACGGCATGGACCCGCGGATGGCCTACGCCTATCTCTCCGCGGCGACCGACTTCGAGATCTCCCAGGTGGTGGACGTGGTCAAGGGCGTGCACGCGCGCATCCGGAAGAGCGACTTCGCAGGGGTGTCCTCCGGTGGTCGAGCAGCGAGCGCCAGCGAGCGGGCGTCGAGACCATGA
- a CDS encoding AtzH-like domain-containing protein, with the protein MNGPSLPVPPGLVEAFRTYEQALMSDDVEVLDRLFAPASTTLRGDADGLLVGHDQIAAFRSGRGGAPARRLVQTHVQVTDPDHALVVAVTELARGGRGQQTQLWARTDDDFCGGWKVTAAHVSVPAPALDTRIWRVVGDPLVPGAPAGPLVGESVAVKDLFAVAGQKVGAGNPTWEAAAPVERSDATVVDTLVEAGAALRGIARTDEFAYSLAGTNAHFGAPPNPRAPRRVPGGSSSGSASAVSLGHATIGLGTDTGGSIRVPAAYQGLTGIRTTHGALPMNGVLALSPTFDTVGWLTRSVALLREVGDVLLPPDPVPGGTDLVVVPELLALAEPDVRSAVETWVADQGLIVREGWPLGELTTWLRAFQTWQAWEAWAVRGGWLADRLDTLGADVRTRFRHAASVEKAEADAAYDVVCSARTRLRDLIGDRVLVLPSSSSVAPLLGQGLQAVRDATMRLTCVAGLAGAPAVSLPLATRGGLPCGVSLVAAPGRDRALLDLAVSLG; encoded by the coding sequence ATGAACGGGCCGTCCCTGCCGGTGCCGCCGGGTCTCGTCGAGGCTTTCCGCACCTACGAGCAGGCGCTGATGAGCGACGACGTCGAGGTCCTCGACCGCCTCTTCGCGCCCGCGTCGACGACCCTGCGCGGCGACGCCGACGGGCTGCTGGTCGGCCACGACCAGATCGCCGCGTTCCGTTCCGGCCGCGGCGGCGCTCCTGCCCGCCGGCTGGTGCAGACCCACGTCCAGGTCACCGACCCCGACCACGCCCTCGTCGTCGCGGTGACCGAGCTGGCGCGCGGCGGCCGCGGCCAGCAGACCCAGCTGTGGGCCCGCACCGACGACGACTTCTGCGGCGGCTGGAAGGTCACCGCCGCCCACGTGTCCGTTCCCGCCCCCGCGCTGGACACCCGGATCTGGCGGGTCGTCGGCGACCCGCTCGTCCCCGGCGCCCCGGCCGGCCCGCTGGTGGGCGAGAGCGTCGCGGTCAAGGACCTCTTCGCCGTCGCCGGGCAGAAGGTCGGCGCCGGCAACCCCACGTGGGAGGCCGCTGCTCCCGTCGAGCGTTCGGACGCCACCGTCGTCGACACCCTCGTGGAGGCCGGTGCCGCGCTGCGCGGCATCGCCCGCACCGACGAGTTCGCCTACTCCCTGGCCGGCACCAACGCCCACTTCGGCGCCCCGCCCAACCCGCGCGCCCCGCGCCGGGTGCCCGGTGGCTCGTCGTCGGGGTCCGCATCGGCGGTCTCGCTGGGCCACGCCACGATCGGCCTCGGGACCGACACAGGTGGCTCGATCCGGGTGCCGGCGGCGTACCAGGGGCTCACCGGCATCCGCACCACCCACGGCGCCCTGCCCATGAACGGCGTGCTCGCCCTCTCCCCCACCTTCGACACCGTCGGCTGGCTGACCCGCTCGGTCGCGCTGCTGCGCGAGGTCGGCGACGTGCTGCTCCCGCCGGACCCGGTGCCCGGCGGCACCGACCTCGTCGTCGTGCCCGAGCTGCTCGCGCTCGCCGAGCCCGACGTGCGCTCGGCCGTGGAGACCTGGGTCGCCGACCAGGGGCTCATCGTCCGCGAGGGCTGGCCGCTGGGTGAGCTGACCACGTGGCTGCGGGCGTTCCAGACCTGGCAGGCGTGGGAGGCGTGGGCCGTGCGCGGCGGTTGGCTCGCAGACCGGCTCGACACCCTCGGGGCCGACGTCCGCACCCGCTTCCGGCACGCCGCCTCGGTCGAGAAGGCCGAGGCCGACGCGGCGTACGACGTCGTCTGCTCCGCCCGCACACGGCTGCGCGACCTGATCGGCGACCGCGTCCTGGTGCTGCCGTCGTCGTCCTCGGTCGCCCCGCTGCTCGGTCAGGGCCTCCAGGCGGTCCGCGACGCCACGATGCGACTGACCTGCGTGGCCGGTCTCGCCGGCGCGCCCGCCGTCTCGCTGCCGCTCGCCACCCGCGGCGGGCTGCCGTGCGGCGTCAGCCTCGTCGCCGCCCCCGGCCGCGACCGCGCGCTGCTCGACCTCGCCGTCTCCCTGGGCTGA
- the uraD gene encoding 2-oxo-4-hydroxy-4-carboxy-5-ureidoimidazoline decarboxylase yields the protein MRLAELNTMEAPDAARALRGCADVDRWVAALLVRRPYADRRTLLDTAHLLATWSDAELDHALADHPRIGERGTGPRAATSAHEQAGVTDADREAFREANRRYEERFDRIYLVRAAGRTAAEMLALLEQRLTHDDATELAVTKQQLTEIAMLRLETLVEEDR from the coding sequence GTGCGGCTCGCGGAGCTCAACACCATGGAGGCGCCGGACGCGGCGCGCGCCCTGCGCGGCTGCGCCGACGTGGACCGTTGGGTCGCCGCGCTCCTGGTCCGCCGCCCGTACGCCGACCGCCGGACCCTGCTCGACACGGCCCACCTGCTGGCCACCTGGTCCGACGCCGAGCTCGACCACGCCCTGGCCGACCACCCCCGCATCGGCGAGCGCGGCACCGGCCCGAGGGCTGCGACCAGCGCCCACGAGCAGGCCGGCGTGACCGACGCCGACCGGGAGGCGTTCAGGGAGGCCAACCGCCGCTACGAGGAGCGCTTCGACCGGATCTACCTCGTCCGGGCGGCGGGTCGCACCGCCGCCGAGATGCTCGCGCTGCTCGAGCAGCGGCTGACCCACGACGACGCCACCGAGCTGGCCGTCACCAAGCAGCAGCTCACCGAGATCGCGATGCTGCGGCTCGAGACCCTGGTCGAGGAGGACCGATGA
- a CDS encoding hydroxyisourate hydrolase, with amino-acid sequence MSSLSTHVLDTARGEPAAGVTVTLRTLTGATEEQVTDGDGRARFETEVEGATTLRFETAAISDFFPEVVLTFVADAARPHHHVPLLLSPFAYSTYRGS; translated from the coding sequence ATGAGCAGCCTGTCCACCCACGTGCTCGACACCGCCCGCGGCGAGCCCGCGGCCGGTGTCACCGTCACCCTGCGCACGCTCACCGGCGCCACGGAGGAGCAGGTCACCGACGGCGACGGCCGCGCCCGCTTCGAGACCGAGGTCGAGGGAGCCACCACGCTGCGCTTCGAGACAGCCGCGATCAGCGACTTCTTCCCCGAGGTCGTGCTCACCTTCGTCGCCGACGCCGCCCGACCGCACCACCACGTGCCGCTGCTGCTGAGCCCGTTCGCCTACTCGACCTACCGCGGGAGCTGA
- the pucL gene encoding factor-independent urate hydroxylase, with the protein MSRIVLGPNQYGKAECRLVRVDRDRDAHTIEDLTVTTQLRGDFEACHVDGDNSLVVATDTQKNTVHAFARDGIDSPEAFLLRLADHFVDGFEQVTGAEMTALSHTWGRLGDHAFLRDGTSTRTARVERGPETSTVTAGLTDCTILKSTDSEFHGFPRDRYTTLAETDDRILATSLTATWTYAGTDHDWDALHASITRTLLDTFTDHHSLALQQTIYAMGRAVLETHDTVTSIDLSCPNKHHFLVDLEPFGLDNPGEVFHAADRPYGLIRATVMRED; encoded by the coding sequence ATGAGTCGGATCGTGCTCGGCCCGAACCAGTACGGCAAGGCGGAGTGCCGCCTGGTCCGCGTGGACCGCGACCGGGACGCGCACACCATCGAGGACCTCACCGTCACCACACAGCTGCGCGGCGACTTCGAGGCCTGCCACGTCGACGGCGACAACAGCCTCGTCGTGGCCACCGACACCCAGAAGAACACCGTCCACGCCTTCGCCCGCGACGGCATCGACTCCCCCGAGGCGTTCCTGCTGCGGCTCGCCGACCACTTCGTCGACGGCTTCGAGCAGGTCACCGGCGCGGAGATGACCGCGCTCTCGCACACGTGGGGCCGGCTCGGCGACCACGCGTTCCTCCGCGACGGCACCAGCACCCGCACCGCCCGGGTCGAGCGGGGTCCCGAGACCAGCACCGTCACCGCCGGGCTCACCGACTGCACGATCCTGAAGTCCACCGACTCGGAGTTCCACGGGTTCCCGCGCGACCGCTACACGACCCTGGCCGAGACCGACGACCGCATCCTGGCCACCAGCCTCACCGCGACCTGGACCTACGCCGGCACGGACCACGACTGGGACGCCCTCCACGCGAGCATCACCCGCACCCTGCTCGACACCTTCACCGACCACCACAGCCTGGCGCTGCAGCAGACGATCTACGCGATGGGTCGAGCCGTCCTCGAGACCCACGACACGGTCACCTCGATCGACCTGAGCTGCCCCAACAAGCACCACTTCCTCGTCGACCTCGAGCCCTTCGGCCTCGACAACCCCGGCGAGGTCTTCCACGCCGCCGACCGGCCCTACGGGCTGATCCGGGCGACGGTCATGAGGGAGGACTGA
- the allB gene encoding allantoinase AllB: MVEAITAVRARHVLVDGAFRPATVRIGGGRVTEVAAYDDGRHDPGALDLPDSARLLPGVVDTHVHVNEPGRTEWEGFATATTAAARGGVTTIIDMPLNSVPPTTTVEHLRLKQHVAAEKARVDVGFWGGAVPGNLADLRPLWEAGVFGFKCFLAPSGVDEFPPLTPPELDAALTEIAGFGGLMIVHAEDARVLDEAPHPPSRAYADFLLSRPDRAETDAIRRLLDGARATGCRVHVLHLSSARALDLLAEARAEGLPVTVETCPHYLCFSAEDLPDAAPQFKCCPPIRDRGNRDALWGALVDGVIDCVVSDHSPSTPEEKGRGDGDLQQAWGGISGLQVGFTAVADEAAARGIGLEQVSRWMAPATADLVGLGHKGRIAVGADADLTVLDTAAPLDVRAADLAHRHPISAYDGRRLAGSVTHTWLRGEEPTAGHLLTREAAA; the protein is encoded by the coding sequence GTGGTGGAGGCCATCACGGCCGTGCGGGCCCGCCACGTCCTGGTCGACGGGGCCTTCCGACCGGCCACGGTGCGGATCGGCGGCGGCCGGGTCACCGAGGTGGCGGCGTACGACGACGGCCGGCACGACCCCGGGGCGCTCGACCTCCCCGACTCCGCCCGGCTGCTGCCCGGCGTGGTGGACACCCACGTGCACGTCAACGAGCCGGGCCGCACCGAGTGGGAGGGGTTCGCGACCGCGACGACGGCCGCGGCCCGCGGCGGCGTCACCACGATCATCGACATGCCGCTGAACTCGGTCCCGCCCACCACCACCGTGGAGCACCTGCGCCTCAAGCAGCACGTGGCTGCCGAGAAGGCGCGCGTGGACGTGGGCTTCTGGGGCGGCGCCGTGCCCGGCAACCTCGCCGACCTGCGGCCCCTGTGGGAGGCCGGTGTGTTCGGCTTCAAGTGCTTCCTCGCCCCCTCCGGCGTCGACGAGTTCCCACCGCTGACCCCGCCCGAGCTCGACGCGGCGCTGACCGAGATCGCCGGCTTCGGTGGGCTGATGATCGTGCACGCCGAGGACGCCCGGGTGCTCGACGAGGCACCCCACCCGCCGAGCCGCGCGTACGCCGACTTCCTGCTCTCCCGCCCCGACCGCGCCGAGACCGACGCGATCCGCCGGCTGCTCGACGGCGCCCGCGCCACCGGCTGCCGCGTGCACGTGCTGCACCTCTCCAGCGCCCGCGCCTTGGACCTGCTGGCCGAGGCCCGCGCCGAGGGCCTGCCGGTGACCGTGGAGACCTGCCCCCACTACCTCTGCTTCAGCGCCGAGGACCTGCCCGACGCGGCCCCGCAGTTCAAGTGCTGCCCGCCGATCCGCGACCGCGGCAACCGCGACGCCCTGTGGGGCGCCCTGGTCGACGGCGTCATCGACTGCGTCGTCTCCGACCACTCCCCCTCGACACCGGAGGAGAAGGGCCGCGGCGACGGTGACCTGCAGCAGGCCTGGGGCGGCATCTCCGGGCTGCAGGTCGGCTTCACCGCCGTCGCCGACGAGGCGGCCGCCCGCGGCATCGGCCTCGAGCAGGTGAGTCGCTGGATGGCCCCCGCCACCGCCGACCTCGTCGGGCTCGGGCACAAGGGCCGGATCGCGGTCGGCGCCGATGCCGACCTCACCGTCCTCGACACCGCCGCGCCCCTCGACGTGCGTGCCGCGGACCTCGCGCACCGACACCCGATCAGCGCCTACGACGGCCGCCGGCTGGCCGGGTCGGTCACCCACACCTGGCTGCGCGGCGAGGAGCCGACCGCGGGCCACCTGCTCACTCGGGAGGCAGCAGCATGA
- a CDS encoding pyridoxal-phosphate-dependent aminotransferase family protein produces MTTAANPQMPPRLLMGPGPINAHPRVLQAMSMQLVGQFDPSMTAAMNETMALYRDVFRTDNEHTLLVDGTSRAGIEAALVSLLEPGDRVLVPVFGRFGHLLVEIAERCGAEVHTVEVPWGEVVPDDAVEDAVRRVRPRLVAAVQGDTSTTMCQPLAGIGEICRREGVLLYVDATASLGGNPFETDAWGIDVASAGLQKCLGGPSGSAPITLGPRAVEVIEGRKHVEAGLRTDDDRSRGTRIASNYLDLAQVMDYWGQRRLNHHTEATTMLYGARACAQVLLDEGLEASIERHRLHGAAMLEGVRGLGLEVFGDVEHKMTNVVAVHIPDGVDGDAARTAMLEDFGIEIGTSFGPLHGRVWRIGTMGWNARRDAVLTTLAALEAVLRAAGVPVTAGGGTGAAREVYA; encoded by the coding sequence ATGACCACAGCAGCGAACCCACAGATGCCCCCGCGGCTATTGATGGGTCCCGGCCCGATCAACGCCCACCCCCGGGTGCTGCAGGCGATGTCGATGCAGCTCGTCGGCCAGTTCGACCCGTCGATGACCGCGGCGATGAACGAGACGATGGCGCTCTACCGCGACGTCTTCCGCACCGACAACGAGCACACGCTGCTCGTCGACGGCACCTCGCGCGCCGGCATCGAGGCCGCCCTGGTCAGCCTGCTCGAGCCGGGCGACCGGGTGCTCGTGCCGGTCTTCGGACGCTTCGGCCACCTGCTGGTCGAGATCGCCGAACGCTGCGGCGCGGAGGTGCACACCGTCGAGGTGCCGTGGGGCGAGGTCGTGCCCGACGACGCGGTCGAGGACGCCGTACGCCGGGTGCGACCGCGGCTCGTCGCGGCCGTCCAGGGCGACACGTCGACCACCATGTGCCAGCCGCTCGCCGGCATCGGCGAGATCTGCCGCCGCGAGGGGGTGCTGCTCTACGTCGACGCCACCGCTAGCCTCGGGGGCAACCCCTTCGAGACCGACGCCTGGGGCATCGACGTGGCCAGCGCGGGGCTGCAGAAGTGCCTCGGCGGGCCGTCGGGCTCGGCACCCATCACCCTCGGGCCGCGGGCCGTCGAGGTGATCGAGGGTCGCAAGCACGTCGAGGCCGGCCTGCGCACCGACGACGACCGGTCACGGGGGACCCGGATCGCGTCGAACTACCTCGACCTCGCGCAGGTCATGGACTACTGGGGCCAGCGTCGCCTCAACCACCACACCGAGGCCACGACGATGCTCTACGGCGCCCGCGCCTGCGCGCAGGTGCTGCTCGACGAGGGCCTGGAGGCGAGCATCGAGCGGCACCGGCTGCACGGCGCCGCGATGCTCGAGGGCGTGCGCGGCCTGGGCCTGGAGGTCTTCGGCGACGTCGAGCACAAGATGACCAACGTCGTGGCGGTGCACATCCCCGACGGCGTCGACGGGGATGCTGCGCGCACCGCGATGCTGGAGGACTTCGGCATCGAGATCGGCACCTCCTTCGGCCCCCTGCACGGCAGGGTCTGGCGGATCGGCACGATGGGCTGGAACGCCCGCCGCGACGCCGTGCTCACCACGCTCGCCGCGCTCGAGGCCGTGCTGCGCGCCGCGGGCGTGCCGGTCACCGCCGGCGGCGGCACCGGGGCGGCCCGGGAGGTATACGCGTGA